From Actinomycetota bacterium:
CGGACTGGCTAGCACTCAGCCCCCCGGCGACGGTGGCTGTCGATTTCAGCACGCTGAAGCGGGGTGCGGACTGGTCGTGGGGACGGGCTTGCCTCGAGGCGCTCGCGGACCGCCTGACTGACAGGGGAGTCGAGCCGAGGCTCCTGGTGGTGGGTCCCGGGACGACTCGTCGGCTCCGCGAACTGGCCAAGACCTGGCCCCACCCCCCTAACGCTGCTCAGCCGACGACTCTGGCATGAAAGCCGCGTCGGCCATGTATTCACAGCAGATGAGGGCTGGGGGCCAGATCCCATGCCGCGAGGGGTACTTGAGCGCCTGAACTCGAGTCGAGCGGCAATGGAGGCCGTCATCAGCGAGGCTCGAGGCATTGCTAAGGAAAGGGGAATCACGAAGCTGGACGCCCCGCAGCCGTTACAAGCCGGGGGTCCGATATGATCGAACACCTGTTTGTATGGGCTGTTGCCTCAGCCAACTTGGAACGCACAAAGCGCATACAACATCGGCCACCATTTGACACGTCGCGCGCCGGCCGACCGGAGGCCAGCTTGGACGCCGAGGACCGACTCGGAAGGCTTATCCTGGACATACGTCCAGTGGCTCCTACGACAGCCAGAATGATCCAGGGTATGGCAGACGTGCGCTGAGCCTGATCTAACTATCGCAATGAGGAGAGCCTAAACCATGCTAAAAGCGACGCTCACCTACGTAGAAAAGGGTAAGCCGCTGCAAACGGCTACCGCCATGGCCGAACTCGATGGCGAGGACGAAAGTTTTCTAGCCCGCCATGCCGACCACCTGCGCTCAGCAGCGCAGGATGAGAATAACCTCCTAAGTCGGTTCCAACCCGATTCAGCGATACCCGCGCTCCTCGAAGAGCTTCTAGCCGCCGAAGACACGCGCTTCATCGCCATTTGCGGTGCGCTAGCCGGGCGTTTGCAAGCTTCGATGGACCAGTCAACCAATCCGTACCCTGGAGTTCTAGCCATCGTCACCATGGGCGAGGGGGACAACGCCGAATCAGTTTCCATCTTGAAACTCGATGCGGTCACCGAAGCAGCACGCATGCGCATCGCGAGAGGACAGGTAAAGCTTAGTGTGTTTCGTGACCTTTTGCCAGCACCGGGTAACCTACAAAAAGGAATCTCTTGGCCAGACCCCCGCGCATCCGATGCCATCGTGATTGACCGTAATCCGAGCGCTGCCCGGTACTTCTTCAACCCTTACGATCTCCTCGTTTCTCGGTTACCCCGTGAAGCGGAGCGGGCCTTGGCTGCCGCCATTATCCGAGACGTACCGCGTCGCCAACGAGCGGCAGCTATGGAATTTTCCAGCTCCCTCAGTGGTCCCGCTCAAGAAGTTGCTACTCAAGTCGTCGCTCGCTACCCGAACGTCCGGATCGATGATCCGGCCCTCGGAGGGGGTACGGCACCAGGGGGAAACATTCGCCAGGGTAAGGTCGGAACCCATAAGGTTCGCTTTAGGGCAGACGATATTACTGTCACCCTGCCCACTTCACGGTTCGATCGTATTACCGGTCCAAGGCGTGTCGGCGACCATTGGGAGATAACTATCCGGTTCAATGATCAGCCCATCGAAGAGCCCGCCTAGGTCGGGTCTGGTTTCGGCCGTGTATAAGAACCTGCCCGCACTTCAAGCGGCCATCGAACTCTCTACTGAGGCTGCCGACACCATTTCGCAGCTGGAGCAATTCGGCTGCCCGGTCCGAGACGACTTAGCAGTTTGCCAAGTCACTATCCCCGAGGGCCAGTCCGCGGGAGTGCCTTTTCGTAACTTGGTTGAGAGTCTGTATTGCATAGCTGATCGATTTCTCCGCTATCGACGTGACGCCCTCTCGTTTGAGCTCAGTGCGCCGGCGGATGGCGAGCTGGCCTTCGTCGGACAGCCACTTGGCGATCCGGAAGCGACCTTTCAAGGTAACGAACTCAGAATGGCCCAACGCGCTTGGGAAGGAAATTTAGATGCGGCTCTATCCCTAGAAGGCACATGGGACGGCACACTCGCGGTCAACCTCGGCCTGCCTCTTCAGGAAATCGATCCCAGCTTCGCCTGGCGTTCCGCCAGAACGCTCAAGGTGGTAGTCGAGGCTTGGAAGACCTACCCATGGTGGCGGAGTCAAGAGATCATCAGTGATGAGGGGAAGCCACTTGTAATTGTGGTGCTAACAGCGGGCAATATTGAATTGTTCACCCCTGCGTTTGCGGTGCTGTCCGCAGACCGGATCAGCGGATTTGCCCCTCCGAGCGGGCCACTATCCTTGCGCCGCCAGCAGCTGGCGGCCAGCGCCGCGCCGCAGCTTCCGGCAAACCTACCGCTGCCGGAGGAGCTTATCCCGGTGAAAAGCGTTGGGGCGTCGGGTCTCCAGGAAATGCTTGTAGCCTGGGCGGAAGCTTGCGCCTGGACGTGGTTGAGCAACACTATGCGCCTCCCCACTAACGGCATGGAGTTTGCGGACTTGGAGTTCTTTGGCTATCAGCGGCGAGTCTTTCACCTCAATGCTAACGGATACAAAGCCGATGCCAGCAGCGCCACCAACCTATACACCTGGGCAACCGCAGAAATCGCGCCGGATCGCGTCCTGGCCGTTCGCCAAGTCGTTTCGTTGGCTGACGGGCCTCAACTACCCGCACGTCCAGGCGACGTGATCGCCGCCGCCGCACCTCTCTACCAAGCCCTCCGCGAAGGCGCCATGTCCGTAGTCCTTGAATCCCAACGGCAGGTTCGAACGATAGCCGTGGACGCCGCCCGCCAGAGCGCCGAGGCGGCGCTTGCGGCCGCTAAGTCCACGGCCGAACGGACCATCGCTTCATTGGGAGCTGTGGCGGGCATCGCCGTCGCACAGTCCACCACGAAACTCTCTGTCGGCGACGCGCGCTGGATCACTATCGGTATCTCGCTAATCTTTGTTTTTCTAGCTTTCTGGTCCATTGCCGTAGAAGGCCCGGCCATGAAGTCGCCGTTGGATAGCTTCAAGACCGATATTCCTGTGCTCGGTCGATTATTGCCAGAGGAAGATCGACGCGAAGTCCTGAACCTAGAGGCGCGGGTGCAAGCCTATAATGCCGTCTGTCGGGTCCGTGTGGCCGTGCCTTTTGTCTATTTTCTCGGGGCCCTAATCACATTAGCTGTGGCGCACCTCCGCTTTGCTCTTTGGTGAGAGGCGCAATTCCTCTACCTAGCTGATGAGGTCGAGCGCCAAATGTCGTTCTCGAATACCCGTATCTTCAATCGTGTGCAGGTGCGCATATTATTATTCCTACCTCCAATTTCCATCAACAAAAAAAGAGCTCACGTGTCGCGTCGGCACGATTGGCAAGAAGAGCTTCAGCTCGGCTGACGACCAAGCCGGCCCCGATTTCCTGGCCCCTACGCTGAGCTGCTTGAGCGTTTTTCAGATCTCCACCCAGCTCTGCGTCTACGAGGGCCGCTTCGAGCAGCGCCAGCGTCGCCATCAACGGATATGGAGATTGCGCCAGTGTTGCGCACACCTGTCGAGCCTCCGCCAGCCGGCGTTGGTGGATTCTAAGGAATTCAACTTCCTGAAGCCGAACGCACTCAAAGCTGAACCGATGACCCTGAGCGTAGAACATCTCGTGCCGAGGACGATCTGAAATGCGAGCCCAAAGACGAGTTCTCTGTTCCTCGAAGGCCGCGTCGTCCCCCGCCAAGCGAAGTGCGGCCAGTCGAGTGGTCTCGATGCTTACGACTCCATCAGTCAGTGCCTCCGATCGGAATCGAGCCTCGCCAACCTGCAAGACTCTCAAAGCCTCGTCGACTTTCCCCTCCCTGACCAGCAGTCCCGCACTAATGTAATCCGCCCACGCG
This genomic window contains:
- a CDS encoding nucleoid-associated protein, with amino-acid sequence MLKATLTYVEKGKPLQTATAMAELDGEDESFLARHADHLRSAAQDENNLLSRFQPDSAIPALLEELLAAEDTRFIAICGALAGRLQASMDQSTNPYPGVLAIVTMGEGDNAESVSILKLDAVTEAARMRIARGQVKLSVFRDLLPAPGNLQKGISWPDPRASDAIVIDRNPSAARYFFNPYDLLVSRLPREAERALAAAIIRDVPRRQRAAAMEFSSSLSGPAQEVATQVVARYPNVRIDDPALGGGTAPGGNIRQGKVGTHKVRFRADDITVTLPTSRFDRITGPRRVGDHWEITIRFNDQPIEEPA